AGAATGGCTGACGAGAACCAAGCCGCTTACATTTATTCAAGGACCAACACGGCTGTGCAGTACATCAAAGCTGAATGGTTTTACGATGGCttcaaggtacacacactatacacagcatcagaactctagtcacAGAGGCAACTCTAGTACTCAGTACCTGTACAGGAACCAACTACTGAAGCCACTGactaactacaatgtatgtgcatcACGTACCCCCTCTCGTTCACCAGGGTTCAGTACCTAGCAGTTAGTGAACATTGTAGCCAGCTGTGTGCTTGTCTAAGCTATTACTGAACGCAGCTGTTACGGTTTATTTGGTGGCCAATTCACAGAAGCTCAGCATCCAAAATCCATTTCACATTCTCAAAGTAGGTATAACATGTTTGTGCCGACTGTTGCAGATTTTTGATGCTCTGCTCAACGGAGATCTGATACCGTATCCTACGTACTTGTACAACATGACTGGATCCACCAACTACTACAACATTCTCAGGACCTCGCTAGGTACACGTATGTTGATAGAGTATGTCAGAAAGTGTTTGATAGAAGTATACAGTCCTGTTTGGAGTGGTATATACTCTTTTTACCTATacgtagtgtactgaacattctactgtattatttaTCTTATGTTGGTACATACTTAACCAGTGTTTGGTTAAAGGGCTCTTGTTTGAGTAGCTAATTGAATTTGGGAATCTGTACAAGTTAAGTTGTGTGTATGGATTGAATTTGGGGAAGTCCTGGACTATACAATTATctctattgtggtcatgtaCTGTGTTAGAGGACATTGAGAAGCTGTGTGCATGGCAAATAATGGCAAGAAAGATTAGCAGTAATACATGCTGCCCCTCCCCCAAGCCATAGTCTAGCCTGCCACCCTGTTTgaactgtacactgggggaaACACTGACTTAAGTATTGTAGGGTGGTGTTGAAATGTCATGCCCTGGGGTGATTGGTTTCTccctgtgtgtatacttgtGTAAGGAAACCAATCTATAGCTGTCACCCCTTGcaagggcagaccaacagtggctataataaagaggtggtctggttcaaacacatgctatggagactctgAAGCttgttaacctggctgtattgtaAAGGGTGCCTGATTATAggctgaccacaatagacaagtttcactgCATTTAATTTAGTTACAGTATAAGAACTGTAGAGGGCAATTGCTGACATTTTGGTCATGCAAATTGATTATTTAAGACAGTTCTTCACATTCAATATTTCTTATTCGTCCAGCCTCCCCTGATTTTAACTACTACGTTCCCTTTATCAACACCACTGACATCAGACGAGCCATTCACGTCGGCAGTCTCAGCAATGGCTATCACGCTGAGGTGGACAGATTAAAGGTTGCTAGTTTTGTATATGTTcttacctcccccccccacacacacacatttcccacacacacacacatttcttgttctcacccccccccccccacacacacacacatttcttgttcctaccccacacacacacacatattcttgttcttacccccccacacacacatttcttgttctcaccccccccacacacacacatttttgttcttacctcccccccacacacacacatactcttgttctcaccccccccc
The Halichondria panicea chromosome 14, odHalPani1.1, whole genome shotgun sequence DNA segment above includes these coding regions:
- the LOC135347271 gene encoding probable serine carboxypeptidase CPVL isoform X2, whose protein sequence is MMNAYADLVFQFRMADENQAAYIYSRTNTAVQYIKAEWFYDGFKIFDALLNGDLIPYPTYLYNMTGSTNYYNILRTSLASPDFNYYVPFINTTDIRRAIHVGSLSNGYHAEVDRLKIGDDVAGYVRTVNKFM